The following coding sequences are from one Augochlora pura isolate Apur16 chromosome 6, APUR_v2.2.1, whole genome shotgun sequence window:
- the LOC144470651 gene encoding uncharacterized protein LOC144470651, which produces MSIDHHGGKGYAPLPQSISNTDTEDEDCLPQQNETPKEHTDDALAESTIVHENGIYYPLDETKNATNRMKNGQNMLKYYRDDIPIMVIEGNEQNDLWKPRDMSPLRRFCLVISILLCIVTIVVFLYVLPCDNSMVCATISEPKSSISWHRTLHELELYGPISIIQEKPSNLIFFVRGQKYKGNDTSEDPGQISAGGGIISLQENSGSPLWLVSLKRSPTEIDCITVDTDKSGKPDCIVAGDQGLLASIEPIAGIIQWSSKIHTHEKLPLILPDIDSDGVADFLTIELTIKNMPNLVLLSGKTGNLLGRFSTGNCSLVLLMNSVSNDTISYVCNENNRKDIVKTMTLSGLLHAMKLPELYKQSVAKSSVPFRMFQTLVQHDQEHNWRPTSYHNLVIENEGSCPGELCKAGIKLTFTSKQPITIFDHVRPNSFVSKPAFLVTSGSPYSFGFVIKFWQWIDSITEHTKTVSAITERRLIESVLIVFVNNTDVQVMNASQSDIIQLCEDTDCQPNLNLRARFSSLKIDYTSEDGFPELITYWSSYNVESQKELYLTSNVQVVKLDSIVTNLPRISV; this is translated from the exons ATGTCGATTGATCATCACGGTGGCAAAGGTTATGCGCCTTTGCCACAAAGCATAAGCAACACTGATACAGAGGATGAAGATTGTTTGCCTCAACAAAACGAAACTCCTAAAGAACATACAGATGATGCTTTAGCG gAATCAACAATAGTTCATGAAAATGGAATATATTATCCTTTGGATGAAACAAAAAATGCAACGAATCGGATGAAAAATGGACAGAATatgcttaaatattacagAGATGACATACCAATAATGGTAATCGAGGGGAATGAACAAAATGACTTGTGGAAACCACGTGACATGTCTCCCCTTCGCCGATTTTGTTTGGTTATATCTATATTACTTTGTATTGTAACAATAgttgtatttttgtatgttttaCCTTGTGACAATTCAATGGTTTGTGCCACGATTTCTGAACCTAAATCATCAATATCATGGCATAGAACTTTACACGAATTAG AATTATATGGTCCTATCTCTATCATTCAAGAAAAACCGTCTAATCTCATATTCTTTGTTCGTGGACAAAAGTACAAAGGAAACGATACATCTGAAGATCCAGGACAAATATCAGCAGGGGGCGGAATTATATCATTGCAAGAAAATAGTGGTTCACCGTTGTGGTTGGTCTCATTGAAAAGATCACCTACTGAAATAGATTGTATTACGGTTGATACAGATAAGTCAGGAAAACCAGATTGTATAGTTGCTGGTGATCAAGGCCTTCTAGCTAGTATTGAGCCTATCGCAGGCATTATACAATGGAGTTCAAAAATTCATACACATGAAAAGTTACCTCTAATTTTGCCAGATATTGATTCAGATGGAGTTGCAGATTTTTTAACTAtagaattaacaataaaaaatatgccTAATCTTGTTCTTTTATCTGGAAAGACTGGTAATCTTTTAGGAAGATTTTCAACTGGGAACTGTTCATTAGTTCTATTGATGAATTCTGTTTCTAATGATACTATATCTTATgtttgtaatgaaaataacagaaaag aTATTGTTAAGACAATGACACTTTCTGGATTACTTCATGCTATGAAATTACCAGAGTTATATAAGCAATCTGTAGCGAAATCATCAGTTCCATTTCGTATGTTTCAAACATTAGTGCAACATGATCAGGAACATAATTGGAGGCCTACATCATATCATAATTTAGTTATAGAGAATGAAGGTTCGTGTCCCGGAGAACTTTGCAAAGCTGGTATAAAGTTAACTTTCACTTCTAAACAACCAATAACTATATTTGATCATGTTAGACCAAATTCTTTCGTATCAAAACCAGCTTTCCTAGTTACGTCTGGAAGTCCTTATAGTTTTGGATTTGTTATTAAGTTCTGGCAATGGATCGATTCGATAACTGAACATACAAAAACAGTATCTGCTATCACAGAGAGAAGATTGATAGAAAGCGTATTAATagtttttgtaaacaatacAGATGTACAAGTTATGAACGCAAGTCAGAGTGATATTATTCAGTTGTGTGAAGATACAGATTGTCAACCAAATTTGAATTTGCGTGCTCGTTTTAGTTcacttaaaattgattatacaAGCGAAGACGGATTCCCAGAATTAATAACTTATTGGTCTTCGTATAATGTAGAGTCGCAGAAGGAACTTTACTTGACGTCTAACGTTCAAGTTGTAAAGTTAGATTCCATCGTGACTAATTTGCCACGTATAAgtgtttaa
- the Fitm gene encoding acyl-coenzyme A diphosphatase Fitm: MATGKRRNVHTTLGNTTMFGSTASNIRSSRLNFRPNSTQEDRGGTRPTAAPSSIGLILVTMFLHVCKKSLLFDPRLKVAIYCGAIFVVSIIADFITMPRTYFSRSDNMLNQYFVKWGWGWLLTVTVPWVVLTAHTLGCGRRSILLKHLARLGLATIAWLLWIKLFNYIETNYGRCLNTRDVLLQTKAKCLQSGKFWSGLDISGHTFILIYSSLILAEEGSSLVGWEGIKDLIMREEHSRTTPNDPSTGPLRNLSNSDLEFLKKAHKALTPYLRGLFVAMTLQQLLWDIMLISTMLYYHIMIEKFIGGVAAVLTWYVTYQWWYKMPKNTLPPPGEGLFKYNEVKIHDNNTTIRSRRSTLNGTNRFMGLPIRTNQDNTDTNGVNRPLDNDATSPRL; the protein is encoded by the coding sequence ATGGCTACTGGAAAGCGAAGAAATGTGCATACTACGCTTGGCAATACTACAATGTTTGGTTCAACGGCAAGTAATATAAGGTCGAGCCGTTTAAACTTTCGTCCAAACTCAACTCAGGAGGACAGAGGTGGAACTCGACCGACCGCTGCTCCGAGTTCTATAGGTCTGATTCTCGTAACAATGTTTTTACATGTTTGCAAGAAATCATTGCTATTCGACCCAAGACTCAAGGTTGCTATATATTGTGGTGCGATATTCGTAGTATCGATCATAGCGGATTTTATCACAATGCCAAGAACATATTTCTCACGTTCTGATAACATGCTGAACCAATATTTCGTGAAGTGGGGATGGGGGTGGCTACTGACCGTAACTGTTCCATGGGTTGTGTTGACTGCGCATACACTCGGCTGCGGTCGTCggtctattttattaaaacaccTTGCTAGATTAGGTCTGGCAACGATCGCATGGTTATTATGgatcaaattgtttaattacatCGAGACGAATTACGGTCGATGTCTCAATACGAGGGACGTACTACTGCAAACAAAAGCAAAGTGCCTTCAGTCTGGCAAATTCTGGAGTGGTCTTGACATATCCGGACACACGTTCATCCTAATATATTCAAGTTTAATTCTAGCAGAAGAGGGATCCTCATTAGTTGGATGGGAGGgtataaaagatttaattatgcGAGAAGAACATTCACGAACTACTCCAAATGATCCTAGTACCGGACCGCTTCGGAATTTGTCGAACTCCGATTTAGAGTTCTTGAAGAAAGCTCACAAAGCGCTCACCCCCTATCTCAGGGGTCTTTTCGTCGCCATGACGCTGCAACAATTACTATGGGACATTATGTTGATATCTACAATgctatattatcatattatgaTTGAAAAGTTCATTGGTGGTGTGGCTGCCGTTTTAACGTGGTACGTAACGTATCAGTGGTGGTATAAAATGCCGAAAAATACTCTACCTCCACCTGGTGagggtttatttaaatataatgagGTGAAGATTCATGATAACAATACTACGATTAGATCGAGGCGCAGCACCCTAAATGGTACAAACAGATTTATGGGACTTCCAATTCGCACGAATCAAGATAACACTGATACAAACGGTGTCAATAGGCCATTAGATAATGACGCAACAAGCCctagattataa
- the LOC144470650 gene encoding uncharacterized protein LOC144470650 isoform X1 — MSDSGSESSSSEGYDGRRHAVASADNVASPCYSHHSSVSGHKSRGSSISSRGKSPASLISERDSQSPEFTPNSPAYIPISPKYGRFDVLSPTERSSPPYMGSISSSPPNTPKSYHSRNNSLDSPRSDRSLSCSPIPDERSCPSTPNDSKSLHLEDTEPKQIELEVDTQRSVDNSPKSYSYKNSESRQSSPKSPRSGHSSAKSLISGRSSPKSGPASTMDDQESEKHSPPTKSGSFNELDGEQISDGDIEDEPESIAKSKPAPITHGEDLSDVSDLESMDGVDGTIEHEPELKENNQHEDRRIGDDDKIEKEDKNAQVGGLAEENEQLDFEADGQWKDERDEGETEGINIKEHKDDRDRKDKDKIKLKDGGEGNDKEEGEEDGEKAESELEEGELSDGDDARPEETEPRPVCRFYNRGQCTWGVSCRFLHPGVTDKGNYTMFDMVRPMAYPPHAATQHEFRPHIDRPNMVRPLPGYGAPSHTPKVEELPTESAWERGLRHAKEMMRKANKRKESDMDFEEKKMNLSLGQDELDREAGYYVRAASPEPPVERWPPREAPRRIPPPRITPERYIEEPDPYYAPPAAPPAEYYRRVHYKTDSRVTEYRERIDYHTVPRGTPHSVSPPPHTRDRERERERDREREYYEKYEKKHKRPSREVIVERIAPTKPWREEEPPPVERGRGDEWADPWMRRKSPSTVRRNTSSRRSRRQSYSSGSSYSSTSSSRSSSRSSYSSYDSLSRSRSPSPPSRTRGAGKGKAVVSSPPSNPPTVAAAAPQRGAMLMNPPAPSPRPPKGSISPTTGTLHRRAGLNPPAPSPLSSHQRHHEKARDKAAIAAAAVAKVIKSRSRSRSSHSSSGSESSGSSSDSSESSYSSSSSETRRRKGSTPPIARKDSKGIDALKLSGTKQQIKLTLKPTNNATAVKKIDRSGMMAGKKRPLESPPLIDSKASVAAAAAKAAKKASSRREELLKQLKAVEDAIARKRSKV; from the exons ATGTCAGACTCTGGTTCAGAAAGTTCCTCCTCAGAGGGTTACGATGGGAGAAGACATGCAGTTGCGTCTGCTGATAATGTGGCTTCACCATGCTACTCTCATCATTCATCTGTATCGGGTCATAAATCTAGAGGAAGTTCTATTTCTTCAAGAGGAAAATCTCCAGCATCTCTTATCTCTGAAAGAGATTCTCAATCACCAGAGTTTACACCAAACTCACCAGCATATATACCAATATCTCCAAAGTATGGAAGGTTTGATGTATTATCTCCCACTGAAAGAAGTTCTCCTCCATATATGGGGAGTATATCAAGTTCGCCACCAAATACACCAAAGTCATATCAttcgagaaataattctttagatTCACCTAGAAGTGATAGAAGTTTGTCTTGTTCACCTATACCAGATGAAAGATCGTGTCCATCTACTCCTAATGACTCAAAGTCTTTACATTTAGAAGACACAGAACCCAAGCAAATTGAGCTAGAGGTTGATACACAGAGATCTGTTGATAATTCACCTAAAtcttattcttataaaaatagtgaatCAAGACAAAGCTCGCCAAAATCACCAAGATCTGGACATAGTTCAGCAAAATCATTAATTTCCGGAAGAAGTTCTCCAAAGTCAGGTCCAGCTTCTACAATGGACGATCAAGAATCAGAGAAACATTCACCACCTACGAAAAGTGGTTCATTTAATGAATTAGATGGAGAACAAATTTCGGACGGAGATATTGAAGACGAACCCGAATCTATAGCTAAGTCGAAGCCTGCACCGATTACACATGGTGAAGATTTGTCAGATGTTTCTGATCTTGAAAGTATGGATGGAGTTGATGGCACTATAGAACATGAACCAGAacttaaagaaaataatcaacACGAGGATAGACGTATAGGGGATGAtgataaaatagagaaagaagataaaaatgcACAGGTTGGTGGATTAGCAGAGGAAAATGAACAGTTAGACTTCGAAGCAGATGGTCAGTGGAAGGATGAACGTGATGAAG gTGAAACAGaaggaataaacattaaagaACACAAAGATGACAGAGATAGAaaagataaagataaaattaagttGAAAGATGGAGGTGAAGGAAATGAcaaagaagaaggagaagaagatgGAGAGAAAGCAGAATCAGAATTAGAGGAAGGTGAACTGAGCGATGGGGATGATGCTCGACCAGAAGAAACAGAACCAAGACCTGTTTGTCGTTTTTACAACCGCGGTCAATGCACGTGGGGTGTAAGTTGCAGATTTTTACATCCAGGTGTAACAGACAAGGGTAATTACACTATGTTTGATATGGTAAGACCAATGGCATATCCACCGCACGCAGCCACTCAGCATGAGTTCAGGCCGCATATCGACAGACCAAACATGGTGCGACCGTTGCCTGGTTATGGGGCACCATCGCATACACCTAAAGTAGAGGAACTCCCTACTGAATCAGCGTGGGAACGTGGATTACGACATGCTAAAGAA ATGATGCGCAAAGCAAACAAGCGTAAAGAATCGGATATGGACtttgaagaaaagaaaatgaatttaagcTTAGGTCAAGATGAATTAGATAGAGAAGCAGGTTACTATGTAAGAGCAGCTAGCCCAGAGCCACCCGTTGAAAGGTGGCCACCTCGAGAGGCTCCTCGAAGAATACCACCTCCAAGGATTACACCTGAAAGATACATCGAAGAACCTGATCCTTACTATGCACCACCAGCAGCACCACCAGCAGAGTATTATAG AAGAGTACATTACAAAACAGATTCTCGTGTTACGGAATACCGAGAACGAATCGACTATCATACTGTACCTCGTGGAACACCTCATTCGGTTTCTCCACCACCACACACAAGAGATCGTGAAAGGGAACGTGAACGCGACAGAGAACGAGAGTATTATGAGAAATACGAGAAAAAGCACAAACGTCCATCGAGAGAAGTTATAGTGGAACGCATTGCACCAACGAAACCATGGCGGGAGGAAGAACCACCGCCAGTGGAAAGAGGTAGAGGAGATGAATGGGCGGATCCTTGGATGCGGCGGAAATCTCCGAGTACTGTGCGACGGAATACGTCATCTCGGCGTTCACGAAGGCAATCGTACTCTTCAGGTTCTTCGTATTCGTCAACAAG TTCTAGCCGTAGCTCGAGCCGATCTAGCTACAGTTCTTACGACTCCCTATCCAGGTCCCGTTCACCATCCCCTCCCTCTAGAACCCGTGGTGCTGGCAAAGGAAAAGCAGTCGTATCATCGCCACCCTCAAATCCTCCGACAGTCGCAGCTGCTGCGCCCCAACGCGGTGCCATGCTAATGAACCCACCTGCTCCTTCTCCACGTCCACCGAAAGGTTCCATTTCACCTACAACCGGCACGTTGCATCGACGTGCTGGGTTGAATCCTCCTGCACCAAGCCCTCTATCGTCTCATCAGCGTCATCATGAGAAAGCAAGAGACAAAGCAGCTATAGCAGCAGCTGCTGTGGCAAAAGTTATCAAAAGTCGATCAAGATCCAG gTCTTCACATAGTAGTTCCGGATCGGAGAGCAGTGGTAGTAGCAGTGACTCCAGCGAATCAAGTTACTCGTCTTCTTCCAGCGAGACACGTCGCAGAAAAGGGTCGACACCACCAATAGCACGAAAAGACTCAAAGGGTATCGATGCCTTAAAGTTAAGTGGTACTAAACAACAGATCAAGCTCACACTGAAACCAACCAATAATGCCACGGCTGTAAAAAAGATCGATCGATCTGGTATGATGGCTGGTAAGAAGAGACCATTAGAATCACCACCTCTAATCGACAGCAAAGCAAGTGTCGCCGCAGCTGCAGCGAAAGCAGCTAAGAAAGCCAGCTCGAGGCGAGAAGAACTATTGAAACAGCTCAAAGCAGTGGAAGACGCGATCGCTCGTAAAAGATCAAAAGTTTAA
- the LOC144470650 gene encoding uncharacterized protein LOC144470650 isoform X2, with amino-acid sequence MSDSGSESSSSEGYDGRRHAVASADNVASPCYSHHSSVSGHKSRGSSISSRGKSPASLISERDSQSPEFTPNSPAYIPISPKYGRFDVLSPTERSSPPYMGSISSSPPNTPKSYHSRNNSLDSPRSDRSLSCSPIPDERSCPSTPNDSKSLHLEDTEPKQIELEVDTQRSVDNSPKSYSYKNSESRQSSPKSPRSGHSSAKSLISGRSSPKSGPASTMDDQESEKHSPPTKSGSFNELDGEQISDGDIEDEPESIAKSKPAPITHGEDLSDVSDLESMDGVDGTIEHEPELKENNQHEDRRIGDDDKIEKEDKNAQVGGLAEENEQLDFEADGQWKDERDEGETEGINIKEHKDDRDRKDKDKIKLKDGGEGNDKEEGEEDGEKAESELEEGELSDGDDARPEETEPRPVCRFYNRGQCTWGVSCRFLHPGVTDKGNYTMFDMVRPMAYPPHAATQHEFRPHIDRPNMVRPLPGYGAPSHTPKVEELPTESAWERGLRHAKEMMRKANKRKESDMDFEEKKMNLSLGQDELDREAGYYVRAASPEPPVERWPPREAPRRIPPPRITPERYIEEPDPYYAPPAAPPAEYYRRVHYKTDSRVTEYRERIDYHTVPRGTPHSVSPPPHTRDRERERERDREREYYEKYEKKHKRPSREVIVERIAPTKPWREEEPPPVERGRGDEWADPWMRRKSPSTVRRNTSSRRSRRQSYSSGSSYSSTRSRSPSPPSRTRGAGKGKAVVSSPPSNPPTVAAAAPQRGAMLMNPPAPSPRPPKGSISPTTGTLHRRAGLNPPAPSPLSSHQRHHEKARDKAAIAAAAVAKVIKSRSRSRSSHSSSGSESSGSSSDSSESSYSSSSSETRRRKGSTPPIARKDSKGIDALKLSGTKQQIKLTLKPTNNATAVKKIDRSGMMAGKKRPLESPPLIDSKASVAAAAAKAAKKASSRREELLKQLKAVEDAIARKRSKV; translated from the exons ATGTCAGACTCTGGTTCAGAAAGTTCCTCCTCAGAGGGTTACGATGGGAGAAGACATGCAGTTGCGTCTGCTGATAATGTGGCTTCACCATGCTACTCTCATCATTCATCTGTATCGGGTCATAAATCTAGAGGAAGTTCTATTTCTTCAAGAGGAAAATCTCCAGCATCTCTTATCTCTGAAAGAGATTCTCAATCACCAGAGTTTACACCAAACTCACCAGCATATATACCAATATCTCCAAAGTATGGAAGGTTTGATGTATTATCTCCCACTGAAAGAAGTTCTCCTCCATATATGGGGAGTATATCAAGTTCGCCACCAAATACACCAAAGTCATATCAttcgagaaataattctttagatTCACCTAGAAGTGATAGAAGTTTGTCTTGTTCACCTATACCAGATGAAAGATCGTGTCCATCTACTCCTAATGACTCAAAGTCTTTACATTTAGAAGACACAGAACCCAAGCAAATTGAGCTAGAGGTTGATACACAGAGATCTGTTGATAATTCACCTAAAtcttattcttataaaaatagtgaatCAAGACAAAGCTCGCCAAAATCACCAAGATCTGGACATAGTTCAGCAAAATCATTAATTTCCGGAAGAAGTTCTCCAAAGTCAGGTCCAGCTTCTACAATGGACGATCAAGAATCAGAGAAACATTCACCACCTACGAAAAGTGGTTCATTTAATGAATTAGATGGAGAACAAATTTCGGACGGAGATATTGAAGACGAACCCGAATCTATAGCTAAGTCGAAGCCTGCACCGATTACACATGGTGAAGATTTGTCAGATGTTTCTGATCTTGAAAGTATGGATGGAGTTGATGGCACTATAGAACATGAACCAGAacttaaagaaaataatcaacACGAGGATAGACGTATAGGGGATGAtgataaaatagagaaagaagataaaaatgcACAGGTTGGTGGATTAGCAGAGGAAAATGAACAGTTAGACTTCGAAGCAGATGGTCAGTGGAAGGATGAACGTGATGAAG gTGAAACAGaaggaataaacattaaagaACACAAAGATGACAGAGATAGAaaagataaagataaaattaagttGAAAGATGGAGGTGAAGGAAATGAcaaagaagaaggagaagaagatgGAGAGAAAGCAGAATCAGAATTAGAGGAAGGTGAACTGAGCGATGGGGATGATGCTCGACCAGAAGAAACAGAACCAAGACCTGTTTGTCGTTTTTACAACCGCGGTCAATGCACGTGGGGTGTAAGTTGCAGATTTTTACATCCAGGTGTAACAGACAAGGGTAATTACACTATGTTTGATATGGTAAGACCAATGGCATATCCACCGCACGCAGCCACTCAGCATGAGTTCAGGCCGCATATCGACAGACCAAACATGGTGCGACCGTTGCCTGGTTATGGGGCACCATCGCATACACCTAAAGTAGAGGAACTCCCTACTGAATCAGCGTGGGAACGTGGATTACGACATGCTAAAGAA ATGATGCGCAAAGCAAACAAGCGTAAAGAATCGGATATGGACtttgaagaaaagaaaatgaatttaagcTTAGGTCAAGATGAATTAGATAGAGAAGCAGGTTACTATGTAAGAGCAGCTAGCCCAGAGCCACCCGTTGAAAGGTGGCCACCTCGAGAGGCTCCTCGAAGAATACCACCTCCAAGGATTACACCTGAAAGATACATCGAAGAACCTGATCCTTACTATGCACCACCAGCAGCACCACCAGCAGAGTATTATAG AAGAGTACATTACAAAACAGATTCTCGTGTTACGGAATACCGAGAACGAATCGACTATCATACTGTACCTCGTGGAACACCTCATTCGGTTTCTCCACCACCACACACAAGAGATCGTGAAAGGGAACGTGAACGCGACAGAGAACGAGAGTATTATGAGAAATACGAGAAAAAGCACAAACGTCCATCGAGAGAAGTTATAGTGGAACGCATTGCACCAACGAAACCATGGCGGGAGGAAGAACCACCGCCAGTGGAAAGAGGTAGAGGAGATGAATGGGCGGATCCTTGGATGCGGCGGAAATCTCCGAGTACTGTGCGACGGAATACGTCATCTCGGCGTTCACGAAGGCAATCGTACTCTTCAGGTTCTTCGTATTCGTCAACAAG GTCCCGTTCACCATCCCCTCCCTCTAGAACCCGTGGTGCTGGCAAAGGAAAAGCAGTCGTATCATCGCCACCCTCAAATCCTCCGACAGTCGCAGCTGCTGCGCCCCAACGCGGTGCCATGCTAATGAACCCACCTGCTCCTTCTCCACGTCCACCGAAAGGTTCCATTTCACCTACAACCGGCACGTTGCATCGACGTGCTGGGTTGAATCCTCCTGCACCAAGCCCTCTATCGTCTCATCAGCGTCATCATGAGAAAGCAAGAGACAAAGCAGCTATAGCAGCAGCTGCTGTGGCAAAAGTTATCAAAAGTCGATCAAGATCCAG gTCTTCACATAGTAGTTCCGGATCGGAGAGCAGTGGTAGTAGCAGTGACTCCAGCGAATCAAGTTACTCGTCTTCTTCCAGCGAGACACGTCGCAGAAAAGGGTCGACACCACCAATAGCACGAAAAGACTCAAAGGGTATCGATGCCTTAAAGTTAAGTGGTACTAAACAACAGATCAAGCTCACACTGAAACCAACCAATAATGCCACGGCTGTAAAAAAGATCGATCGATCTGGTATGATGGCTGGTAAGAAGAGACCATTAGAATCACCACCTCTAATCGACAGCAAAGCAAGTGTCGCCGCAGCTGCAGCGAAAGCAGCTAAGAAAGCCAGCTCGAGGCGAGAAGAACTATTGAAACAGCTCAAAGCAGTGGAAGACGCGATCGCTCGTAAAAGATCAAAAGTTTAA
- the Cbs gene encoding cystathionine beta-synthase — protein sequence MSSMEPYRPDRPSKCTWELNATNSPHTVRTEISDHNTILPNILTAIGQTPMIKLNNIPKLCGIKCDIFVKCEFLNPGGSVKDRIAYRMIQDAEANHLLKPGYTIIEPTSGNTGIGLAMAAAVKGYKCIIVMPEKMSDEKVNTLKILGATIVRTPTEASWNSPESHVSVAKKLEKEIPNSIVLDQYINSGNPLAHYDQTALEIWKQCGGKIDYLIAGAGTGGTISGIGRKFKELSPQTQIIGVDPEGSILAKSPELQDEVGFYEVEGIGYDFIPTALDHKVIDKWIKTEDNESFNAARMLIRHEGLLCGGSSGAALAATLKFVKDFPEGTRVVVLLPDGIRNYMTKFVSDHWMEARGFLEVSCKNDANKWWWDLTISRLAFDNVSMFNDDLTCQQAVHIFEDTKLQQLVISNDSMHVNGIIIFNKFMSDLVSGAIQLTESIKKHTTKHFVKVKLSATLGQLSRILETENYAVILDEQHDNKFVAIVNQSHILNFITKSNGTMNSDG from the exons ATGTCATCAATGGAACCGTATCGACCTGATCGACCCAGTAAATGCACGTGGGAATTAAATGCAACAAATTCACCACATACTGTTAGAACAGA AATATCTGatcataatacaatattaccCAATATACTGACAGCTATTGGCCAAACAccaatgataaaattaaacaatatccCTAAACTGTGTGGAATTAAATGTGACATCT tTGTGAAATGTGAATTTCTTAATCCTGGTGGATCTGTAAAAGATAGAATTGCTTATAGAATGATTCAAGATGCAGAAGCAAATCATTTGTTGAAACCAGGATATACTATCATTGAACCTACAAGTGGTAACACGGGAATTGGCTTAGCAATGGCTGCAGCAGTGAAAGGTTACAAATGTATTATTGTTATGCCAGAAAAGATGTCAGATGAAAAAGTAAATACACTTAAAATACTTGGTGCTACAATTGTTAGGACACCAACAGAGGCAAGTTGGAACAGTCCGGAGAGTCATGTTAGCGTTGCTAAAAAGCTAGAAAAGGAAATACCAAATAGTATTGTTCTTGATCAG tatattaattcTGGAAATCCATTGGCTCATTATGATCAAACTGCATTAGAGATATGGAAACAGTGTGGTGGcaaaatagattatttaatagcTGGAGCTGGTACTGGTGGTACTATTTCTGGAATTGGGCGTAAATTTAAGGAATTGTCTCCACAGACACAAATTATTGGTGTAGATCCTGAAGGGAGTATTTTAGCTAAGTCACCTGAATTACAAGATGAGGTTGGATTTTATGAAGTAGAAGGAATAgg gtATGACTTTATTCCTACAGCTTTGGATCACAAAGTGATTGATAAATGGATCAAAACTGAAGATAATGAATCATTTAATGCTGCTAGAATGCTTATACGTCACGAAGGTTTATTGTGTGGTGGCAGTAGCGGTGCTGCGCTTGCAGCTACtcttaaatttgttaaagatTTCCCTGAAGGAACACGAGTAGTTGTACTTTTGCCTGATGGAATACGAAACTACATGACAAAGTTTGTGTCTGATCACTGGATGGAAGCTAGAGGCTTTTTG gAAGTTTCCTGTAAAAATGACGCAAACAAATGGTGGTGGGATTTAACGATTTCGCGTTTAGCTTTTGACAACGTATCTATGTTTAATGATGATCTAACATGTCAACAAGCTGTCCATATTTTTGAGGATACTAAACTTCAACAACTAGTCATTAGTAACGACAGTATGCATGTAAATggtatcattatttttaataagtttatgTCAGACTTAGTATCTGGCGCGATACAACTTACAGAATCTATAAAAAAACATACGACAAAACATTTCGTTAAAGTGAAATTATCAGCAACTCTTGGACAACTGTCACGTATTcttgaaacagaaaattatgctGTTATTTTAGATGAACAACATGATAATAAGTTTGTTGCTATTGTAAACCAATCCCATATATTGAATTTCATCACAAAAAGTAATGGTACAATGAACTCCGATGGTTAA
- the Trs33 gene encoding trafficking protein particle complex subunit Trs33, whose translation MRQQIVDMKSFQAVGEADECLFEYLHTEMVNYVLSKTCNKKEKEEELSRLEWMGFSVGYRIIERLTWEWSRFKDELDMIKFICTDFWTSLYHKQIDNLRTNHHGVYILQDNSFRLLDKVGTNGNKQYLQESPRLLAFTCGLLRGSLANLGIISTVNAEISTLPTCKFHVQVQQM comes from the exons atgagGCAACAAATAGTCGATATGAAGAGTTTCCAGGCAGTTGGGGAAGCAGATGAATGTCTTTTCGAATATTTACATACAGAAATGGTTAATTATGTTTTGAGTAAAACATGTAACAAAAAG gaaaaagaggaagagctCAGTCGACTGGAATGGATGGGATTCAGTGTTGGCTATAGAATCATTGAACGATTAACATGGGAATGGAGTAGATTCAAAGATGAGCTGGATATGATCAAATTCATTTGCACAGATTTTTGGACCAGTCTTTACCATAAACAGATTGATAATTTAAGGACTAATCACCATGGTGTGTATATATTACAAGACAATTCATTTCGGTTATTGGATAAAGTAGGTACCAATGGCAATAAACAATATCTTCAAGAAAGTCCACGTTTATTAGCATTCACTTGTGGACTTTTACGAGGGAGTTTAGCAAATCTTGGAATAATTAGTACTGTTAATGCTGAAATTTCTACATTACCAACTTGCAAATTTCATGTACAAGTACaacaaatgtaa